From Nicotiana tabacum cultivar K326 chromosome 20, ASM71507v2, whole genome shotgun sequence, one genomic window encodes:
- the LOC107824733 gene encoding heat shock 70 kDa protein 15-like, with protein sequence MSVVGFDFGNESGVVAVARQRGIDVVLNDESKRETPAIVCFGEKQRFLGTAGAASSMMNPKNTISQIKRLIGRQFSDPELQRDLKALPFSVTEGPDGYPLIHARYLGEMRTFTPTQVLGMVFSDLKTIAEKNLNAAVVDCCIGIPIYFTDLQRRAVMDAATIAGLHPLHLIHETTATALAYGIYKTDLPENDPLNVAFIDVGHASLQVCIAGFKKGQLKILAHSFDRNLGGRDFDEALFQHFAAKFKEEYKIDVFQNARACIRLRAACEKLKKVLSANPEAPLNIECLMDEKDVRGFIKREEFEQISIPMLERVKKPLEKALAEAGLTIENIHAVEVVGSSSRVPAIMRILTEFFGKEPRRTMNASECVAKGCALQCAILSPTFKVREFQVNESFPFPIALSWKGPAPDAQNGALENHQSTVVFPKGNPIPSVKALTFYRSGTFTIDVQYADVSELQAPAKISTYTIGPFQSAKGERAKLKVKVRLNLHGIVSVDSATLLEEEEVEVPVVKEAVKEPAEMETDEASGDAAPSTTSESDVNMQDAKGAGDASGAENGVPESGDKPVKMETDAKVEAPKKKVKKTSVPVTEIVYGAMAAADVQKAVEKEFEMALQDRVMEETKDKKNAVEAYVYDMRNKLSDKYQEFVIDTEREQFMAKLQEVEDWLYEDGEDETKGVYIAKLEELKKQGDPIEQRYKEYMERGSVIDQFVYCINSYREAAMSNDPKFDHIDLAEKQKVLNECVEAEAWFREKKQQQDALPKYANPVLLSADVREKAEALDRVCRPIMTKPKLKPAKPATPETPSSQSPQGGEQQPQSAESPNAGNANATEGASAGNEVPPAAEPMETEKSETVPSAS encoded by the exons ATGAGCGTGGTTGGTTTTGACTTTGGGAACGAGAGTGGCGTTGTTGCAGTTGCAAGGCAGAGAGGTATTGATGTCGTACTTAATGACGAATCAAAAAGGGAAACACCAGCTATAGTCTGCTTTGGAGAGAAGCAACGCTTTCTTGGAACCGCTGGTGCAGCATCAAGTATGATGAACCCAAAAAATACCATTTCACAGATAAAGAGGTTAATAGGGCGGCAATTTTCTGATCCCGAGCTGCAAAGAGATCTTAAGGCACTTCCTTTTTCGGTAACTGAAGGACCTGACGGATATCCTCTCATCCATGCACGATATTTGGGGGAAATGAGAACTTTTACACCTACCCAGGTTCTTGGAATGGTGTTTTCGGATCTCAAAACTATAGCAGAGAAGAATCTCAATGCAGCAGTAGTTGATTGTTGCATAGGAATTCCCATTTATTTCACTGATCTTCAAAGAAGAGCTGTAATGGATGCAGCCACCATAGCTGGCTTGCATCCTTTGCATCTGATTCACGAGACAACAGCTACTGCATTGGCATATGGTATTTACAAGACAGATTTACCTGAAAATGACCCACTGAATGTTGCTTTTATTGACGTTGGACATGCAAGCTTGCAAGTTTGTATTGCTGGCTTCAAGAAAGGCCAGTTGAAGATATTGGCTCATTCATTTGACAGAAATCTTGGTGGGAGGGATTTTGATGAAGCTCTTTTCCAACATTTTGCCGCAAAGTTCAAAGAAGAATACAAAATCGATGTTTTCCAAAATGCTAGGGCATGCATTAGACTTCGAGCTGCTTgtgaaaagttgaaaaaggttcTCAGTGCAAACCCCGAGGCACCTTTGAATATAGAATGTTTAATGGATGAGAAGGATGTCAGAGGATTTATCAAGAGGGAGGAGTTTGAGCAAATCAGCATACCTATGCTGGAGAGAGTGAAGAAACCACTTGAGAAAGCTCTTGCCGAAGCTGGGCTCACTATTGAGAACATTCATGCAGTTGAGGTTGTTGGGTCAAGCTCTCGAGTGCCTGCAATTATGAGGATTTTGACGGAGTTCTTTGGTAAGGAACCAAGGCGCACCATGAATGCAAGTGAATGTGTGGCCAAAGGATGTGCGTTGCAATGCGCTATTCTCAGTCCTACCTTTAAAGTGCGAGAATTCCAG GTCAATGAGAGCTTCCCTTTCCCAATTGCATTGTCATGGAAGGGGCCTGCTCCAGACGCACAAAATGGAGCTTTAGAGAATCATCAGAGCACGGTTGTTTTCCCCAAAGGGAATCCGATACCCAGTGTGAAAGCTCTGACATTCTACAGATCTGGCACTTTTACAATAGATGTGCAGTATGCTGATGTTAGTGAGCTTCAGGCGCCAGCAAAGATCAGTACTTACACG ATCGGACCATTCCAATCTGCAAAGGGTGAAAGGGCCAAACTAAAAGTTAAAGTACGTCTAAACCTGCATGGTATTGTCTCGGTTGATTCTGCCACT CTTTTGGAAGAAGAAGAGGTGGAAGTCCCAGTTGTGAAAGAGGCAGTTAAGGAACCTGCCGAAATGGAAACAGATGAAGCTTCTGGTGATGCTGCTCCTTCAACGACATCGGAATCTGATGTAAATATGCAAGATGCTAAAGGAGCTGGAGATGCTTCTGGGGCTGAGAATGGTGTTCCAGAATCTGGTGACAAACCTGTCAAGATGGAAACAGATGCTAAG GTTGAAGCCCCCAAGAAAAAGGTCAAGAAGACATCTGTACCAGTGACAGAGATTGTTTATGGAGCAATGGCagctgctgatgttcagaaggcGGTtgagaaagaatttgaaatggcTCTTCAGGACCGTGTTATGGAAGAGACAAAGGACAAGAAGAATGCTGTTGAGGCCTATGTTTATGACATGAGGAATAAG CTTTCAGATAAATATCAAGAGTTTGTAATTGATACAGAAAGAGAACAATTTATGGCTAAACTTCAAGAAGTGGAAGATTGGTTGTATGAAGATGGAGAGGATGAAACGAAGGGTGTGTATATTGCCAAGCTTGAGGAGCTTAAAAAG CAAGGTGACCCGATTGAGCAACGGTACAAGGAGTACATGGAGAGGGGGTCCGTAATTGATCAATTTGTTTATTGCATAAATAGTTACAGAGAGGCGGCCATGTCAAATGATCCTAAGTTTGATCACATTGATTTAGCAGAGAAGCAGAAG GTTTTGAACGAGTGTGTCGAAGCTGAAGCTTGGTTTAGAGAGAAAAAGCAGCAGCAGGATGCTCTTCCGAAATATGCCAACCCTGTTCTTCTGTCGGCGGATGTTCGGGAGAAAGCAGAGGCACTTGATAG GGTTTGTAGGCCTATAATGACAAAGCCTAAGCTTAAGCCGGCAAAGCCAGCAACTCCTGAAACACCATCATCTCAATCTCCTCAAGGAGGTGAGCAACAACCTCAGAGTGCAGAGAGTCCTAATGCAGGAAATGCAAATGCAACTGAGGGTGCCAGCGCTGGAAATGAAGTACCACCTGCTGCTGAGCCAATGGAGACAGAGAAATCTGAGACTGTGCCAAGTGCTTCATGA